The nucleotide sequence AACACCCCCGGCGTCACCGGCTTCGTGGGCAACGCCTACGACCCGTACCCGCTGACCCTGGACGAGATCGTCAAGATGCTCGCCCCGGAGGCCGAGGAGAAGGCCGCCCGCGAGGCCGCCGAGGCCGAGGGCAAGCCGGCTCCGGCCCGCAAGCTGGAGGTCCAGGTCCTCGACTTCGAGGTCGGCGACTCGGTCACCGTCACCGACGGCCCCTTCGCCACCCTCCAGGCGACCATCAACGAGATCAACCCCGACTCGAAGAAGGTCAAGGGCCTCGTCGAGATCTTCGGTCGCGAGACCCCGGTCGAGCTCAGCTTCGACCAGATCCAGAAGAACTGATCTCACAGGTTTCCGACCAGGTCAGAGTGGCTGTCACAGCCGCTCTGACCTGCTCGGTTTTTAGCCGCGCGTCTATACCCGTTATCGTTGTGCGGTATGCCTCCATCCGGATGACCGGATGGCGGGCTGAACACTCTCACTAGGACCCGGAGAGAGCAATGCCTCCCAAGAAGAAGAAGGTCACGGGGCTTATCAAGCTCCAGATCAACGCCGGTGCGGCCAACCCGGCCCCGCCGGTCGGCCCCGCGCTGGGTCAGCACGGCGTCAACATCATGGAGTTCTGCAAGGCCTACAACGCCGCGACCGAGTCGCAGCGTGGCATGGTCGTGCCGGTGGAGATCACGGTCTACGAGGACCGCACCTTCACCTTCATCACCAAGACTCCGCCGGCCGCCAAGCTGATCCTCAAGGCCGCTGGTGTGGACAAGGGCTCCGGCGAGCCGCACAAGACCAAGGTCGCCAAGCTCACGGCCGCCCAGGTCCGCGAGATCGCCACGGTCAAGCTCCCCGACCTCAACGCCAACGACCTGGACGCCGCGTCCAAGATCATCGCTGGCACCGCCCGCTCCATGGGCATCACGGTCGAGGGCTGATCACCCCCCTCGTGACCTAGTGGTAGGGCCAGCGCTGGCCCGGACCACGACTCCATACCTGAACCAACAGGAGAAGAAGTGAAGCGCAGCAAGGCTCTCCGCGGCGCGGACGCCAAGGTCGACCGCGAGCGGAACTACGCTCCCCTCGAGGCCGTCCGTCTCGCCAAGGACACCGCCACCACGAAGTTCGACGGCACCGTCGAGGTCGCCTTCCGCCTGGGTGTCGACCCGCGCAAGGCCGACCAGATGGTCCGTGGCACCGTGAACCTTCCGCACGGCACCGGTAAGACCGCCCGGGTCCTGGTCTTCGCGACCGGTGACCGTGCCGAGGCCGCGATCGCCGCGGGCGCCGACATCGTCGGCTCCGACGAGCTCATCGACGAGATCTCCAAGGGCAACCGCCTGAACGAGTTCGACGCCGTTGTGGCCACCCCGGACCTCATGGGCAAGGTCGGCCGCCTCGGCCGCGTCCTCGGCCCGCGTGGTCTCATGCCGAACCCCAAGGTCGGCACCGTCACCCCCGATGTCGCGAAGGCTGTCAACGACATCAAGGGCGGCAAGATCGAGTTCCGCGTCGACAAGCACTCGAACCTGCACTTCATCATCGGCAAGGTCTCCTTCGACGAGACCAAGCTGGTGGAGAACTACGCCGCGGCCCTGGAGGAGATCCTCCGTCTGAAGCCGTCCGCCGCGAAGGGCCGCTACATCAAGAAGGCGACCCTCACGACGACGATGGGCCCCGGCATCCCGCTGGACTCCAACCGCACCCGTAACCTCCTCGTCGAGGAGGACCCGGCCGCGGTCTGAGCCCCAACGGCTCGCTGAAGTGGTCAGCCGGCCCCGCACCTCTCCGGAGGTGCGGGGCCGGCTTCTTGTACGAGAACGATCAAGGGGTGGGGACGAGTGAGGAACGGCTTCCGATGGAGGCACGCCGCGGTGGCGCTGGCCGTCGTGGCGGGTGTCGCCGGGTGTCAGGACGGCGACGGCGGTACGAAGGCGCCCGGGGCGTCCGCGACGGCGCAGCCGAGCGCGCAGCGCACCCAGAGCCCGGAGGAGGCCGCGCAGGCCGTCCGGGCCGCGTACACCAAGGCCGCGGCCGCGAAGAGCGCCAAGGTCGAGATGCGGCTCCTCGTGGCCGACGACCGGGCGCCCGGCGGCAGTACGTTCGCCGGTGTCCAGGCGTGGGGGCCCTCGGCCGCCGATCTGAAGGTCTACGACTCGTCGTACCTGGCGGAGATCCCCGGCGCTCCCGTCGAGACGCAGGTGCGTTCGGTGGGCGGGGCCACCTACGTGGACCTGGGGACGGGGCTGTCCGCGCAGACGGGCGGCAAGCGCTGGCTGAAGGTGGAGGCCGCGACCGCCGGCGGGGACGAACTGTCGCTCCAGCTGACCGGCGGCCTGGCCGCGGTGAACATGGACCTGCCCAAGGAACTCGGCCTCCTCGCCGCGTCGCCGGCGGTCAGGCACATCGGCCCCGGGACGCGCGGCTACGTCGAGGGCGCCCAGGGTTACGAGGGAGAACTCTCCGGCGGCAAGCTCATGCAGGTCTGGATCGGTGCGGACGGGTACCCGCTGAAGACGGCCGTCCACACGGACACCCCCGGGGGCGGAGCCAAGACCTCGGTCAGCACGACGTACTCCGACTTCGGCGCCAAGGCCGCCTTCCGGACCCCGCCCGCCGAGGACACCATCGCCTTCCCGGACCTCCTGAAACGTCTCGTCCGGGGCTGATTTGCTCCGGGGCCAGGCCGTCACGTACTCTTCCGAGGAAGCCAAAGACCGCTGGTCGTCACTGTGCCCTCAAGGCGCGGTGGCCGAAGGATTCGCTGAGACGCGAACGACCCGCGCAGGTGATTGTGGATGAGTTCCCGGATCTTCGTGATGCGGTTGAGCTGAGCCCCGAGCGCCTGCGCCCGGGGCGTTTTTGTTGTGGCAGCGCCCCTTCTGAGCGGTCCTCATCACCCGGAAGGAGGCCGACGCTCTATGGCAAGGCCCGACAAGGCTGCCGCGGTAGCCGAGCTTGAGGACAAGTTCCGCAGCTCGAACGCCGTCGTGCTGACCTCGTACACGGGGCTCACCGTGGCGCAGCTCAAGACGCTGCGTCGTTCGCTCGGTGAGAACGCCCAGTACGCCGTGGTGAAGAACACGCTGACCAAGATTGCGGCCAACCAGGCCGGCATCTCCGCGCTGGACGACCAGCTTGCTGGTTCGACCGCGGCCGCCTTCGTCACCGGTGACCCGGTGGAGTCGGCGAAGGCTCTGCGTGACTTCGCCAAGGACAACCCGAACCTCGTCATCAAGGGCGGTGTCCTTGACGGCAAGGCGCTGTCCGCCGACGAGTTCAAGAAGCTCGCGGACCTCGAGTCCCGCGAGGTTCTGCTCAGCAAGCTGGCCGGCGCGTTCAAGGGCAAGCAGTCCCAGGCTGCCTCGCTCTTCCAGGCGCTGCCGTCGAAGTTCGTCCGCACCGCGGAGGCGCTTCGCGTCAAGCTCGCCGAGCAGGGCGGTGCCGAGTAATTCGGCTCGCGCGTTGATCCACGCCGCCTAGTGCGTGGGTCGTAGCGGGCCGTTACGCCCGCCTCTCAAGACACATCGGCACCTGCCGAATTAGTGGAAGGATCGCCCATCATGGCGAAGCTCTCTCAGGACGACCTCCTCGCCCAGTTCGAGGAGATGACCCTCATCGAGCTCTCCGAGTTCGTGAAGGCCTTCGAGGAGAAGTTCGACGTCACCGCCGCCGCGGCCGTCGCCGTTGCCGGCCCCGCCGTGGGTGGTGGCGACGCTGGCGCCCAGGCCGAGGAGCAGGACGAGTTCGACGTCATCCTCGAGGGTGCCGGCGACAAGAAGATCCAGGTCATCAAGGTCGTGCGTGAGCTCACCTCCCTGGGCCTCAAGGAGGCCAAGGACCTCGTCGACGGCACCCCGAAGCCGGTCCTCGAGAAGGTCGCGAAGGAGGCCGCCGAGAAGGCTGCCGAGTCCCTCAAGGCCGCCGGCGCCTCCGTCACGGTCAAGTAAGACCGTTTCGGCTCGCTGAGCTGACTCCTGCCCCCGTGTAACGCGGAGGCATCGAAAGGCGATCACCCTTCTGGGTGGTCGCCTTTCGGCGTTCCCCGGGAAGGGCGTGGCGGGGGGCCGGAGGGCCGCCGGAAGCGGAGTATGGTGATCTTCGCCGTGCGCCCCGCAGACCGGGGGGCCTTGACGAACCGCACGCAGCGCGCAATTCTCAGGACGCGTCGTCACAACGATCCGTTTCCGAGGCATGGATCGACGGCTGAACGGGCAGTATCGAGGTGCGCCACACGGCGCGAGGTACCGCGGAGTTGAGAGCAACGAGGGTCGCGAAGAACTCGCCCTGGACATCAGTGAGCCAAGTGGCTACACTGACCCTTTGCGCTGCCTGTTAGCTGCCCCCTGCCCGTCACCAGGGGCATACCTTCGCATCCGCTACTCGGACCGACCCCGTCTGACCTGGCTTTTTGGCCATATCAGGAAAAGTCTGCCGTGAAGCGATGCAGGGGACCGGTACGCGCGTAGTGAGTCCGAGCCCTCGGAAGGACCCCCTCTTGGCCGCCTCGCGCAACGCCTCGACCAATACGAACAACGGCGCAAGCACCGCCCCGCTGCGCATCTCCTTTGCAAAGATCAAGGAGCCCCTCGAGGTTCCGAACCTCCTCGCGCTGCAGACCGAGAGCTTTGACTGGCTGCTCGGCAACGCCGCCTGGAAGGCTCGCGTCGAGGCTGCCCTTGAGTCGGGACAGGACGTCCCCACGAAGTCCGGCCTGGAAGAGATCTTCGAGGAGATCTCGCCGATCGAGGACTTCTCCGGGTCGATGTCGCTGACCTTCCGCGACCACCGCTTCGAGCCGCCGAAGAACTCGATCGACGAGTGCAAGGACCGTGACTTCACGTACGGCGCCCCGCTCTTCGTCACCGCCGAGTTCACCAACAACGAGACCGGCGAGATCAAGTCCCAGACGGTCTTCATGGGCGACTTCCCGCTCATGACGAACAAGGGCACCTTCGTCATCAACGGCACCGAGCGTGTCGTGGTGTCGCAGCTGGTCCGTTCGCCCGGTGTCTACTTCGACTCCTCCATCGACAAGACGTCCGACAAGGACATCTTCTCCGCCAAGATCATCCCGTCCCGGGGTGCCTGGCTGGAGATGGAGATCGACAAGCGCGACCTGGTCGGTGTCCGCATCGACCGCAAGCGCAAGCAGTCCGTCACCGTCCTCCTCAAGGCTCTCGGCTGGACCACCGAGCAGATCCTCCAGGAGTTCGGCGAGTACGAGTCCATGCGCGCCACCCTGGAGAAGGACCACACCCAGGGCCAGGACGACGCGCTGCTCGACATCTACCGCAAGCTGCGTCCGGGCGAGCCGCCGACCCGTGAGGCCGCTCAGACGCTGCTCGAGAACCTCTACTTCAACCCGAAGCGCTACGACCTCGCGAAGGTCGGCCGCTACAAGGTGAACAAGAAGCTCGGCGCGGACGAGCCGCTGGACGCCGGCGTGCTCACCACCGACGACGTCATCGCCACGATCAAGTACCTGGTCAAGCTCCACGCGGGCGAGACCGAGACGATCGGCGAGAACGGCAACGAGATCGTCGTCGAGACCGACGACATCGACCACTTCGGCAACCGTCGTCTGCGCAACGTCGGCGAGCTCATCCAGAACCAGGTCCGCACGGGTCTGGCTCGTATGGAGCGCGTCGTGCGCGAGCGCATGACCACCCAGGACGTCGAGGCGATCACGCCGCAGACCCTGATCAACATCCGGCCGGTCGTCGCCTCCATCAAGGAGTTCTTCGGCACCAGCCAGCTGTCCCAGTTCATGGACCAGAACAACCCGCTGTCGGGTCTGACGCACAAGCGTCGTCTCTCGGCGCTGGGCCCTGGTGGTCTCTCCCGTGAGCGGGCCGGCTTCGAGGTCCGAGACGTGCACCCGTCCCACTACGGACGCATGTGCCCGATCGAGACCCCGGAAGGCCCGAACATCGGTCTGATCGGTTCGCTCGCCTCGTACGGCCGCGTCAACGCGTTCGGCTTCATCGAGACGCCGTACCGCAAGGTCGTCGACGGCCAGGTCACCGACGAGGTCGACTACGTCACCGCCGACGAGGAGGACCGCTTCGTCATCGCCCAGGCCAACGCCGCGCTCGACGAGGAGCTCCGCTTCTCCGAGAACCGCGTCCTGGTCCGCAAGCGTGGCGGCGAGGTCGACTACGTCGAGCCGTCGGACGTGGACTACATGGACGTCTCGCCGCGCCAGATGGTGTCGGTCGCGACCGCCATGATCCCGTTCCTCGAGCACGACGACGCCAACCGTGCCCTCATGGGCGCGAACATGATGCGTCAGGCGGTGCCGCTGATTAAGTCGGAGGCCCCGCTCGTCGGCACCGGCATGGAGTACCGCTGCGCCACCGACGCCGGCGACGTGCTCAAGGCCGAGAAGGACGGCGTCGTCCAGGAGCTGTCGGCCGACTACATCACGGTCGCCAACGACGACGGCACGTACATCACGTACCGCCTGCACAAGTTCTCCCGCTCGAACCAGGGCACCTCGGTCAACCAGAAGGTCGTCGTCGACGAGGGCGACCGCGTGATCGAGGGCCAGGTCCTCGCCGACGGTCCCGCCACCGAAGACGGCGAGATGGCGCTCGGCAAGAACCTGCTCGTGGCGTTCATGCCGTGGGAGGGTCACAACTACGAGGACGCGATCATCCTGTCGCAGCGCCTCGTGCAGGACGACGTCCTCTCCTCGATCCACATCGAGGAGCACGAGGTCGACGCCCGTGACACCAAGCTCGGTCCGGAGGAGATCACCCGGGACATCCCGAACGTCTCCGAGGAGGTCCTCGCCGACCTCGACGAGCGCGGCATCATCCGGATCGGTGCCGAGGTCGTCGCCGGCGACATCCTGGTCGGCAAGGTCACGCCCAAGGGCGAGACCGAGCTGACCCCGGAGGAGCGCCTGCTCCGCGCGATCTTCGGTGAGAAGGCCCGTGAGGTCCGTGACACCTCGCTGAAGGTGCCGCACGGCGAGATCGGCAAGATCATCGGCGTCCGCGTCTTCGACCGCGAGGAGGGCGACGAGCTTCCCCCGGGCGTGAACCAGCTGGTCCGCGTCTACGTCGCCCAGAAGCGCAAGATCACCGACGGTGACAAGCTCGCCGGCCGTCAC is from Streptomyces venezuelae ATCC 10712 and encodes:
- the rplK gene encoding 50S ribosomal protein L11 → MPPKKKKVTGLIKLQINAGAANPAPPVGPALGQHGVNIMEFCKAYNAATESQRGMVVPVEITVYEDRTFTFITKTPPAAKLILKAAGVDKGSGEPHKTKVAKLTAAQVREIATVKLPDLNANDLDAASKIIAGTARSMGITVEG
- the rpoB gene encoding DNA-directed RNA polymerase subunit beta encodes the protein MAASRNASTNTNNGASTAPLRISFAKIKEPLEVPNLLALQTESFDWLLGNAAWKARVEAALESGQDVPTKSGLEEIFEEISPIEDFSGSMSLTFRDHRFEPPKNSIDECKDRDFTYGAPLFVTAEFTNNETGEIKSQTVFMGDFPLMTNKGTFVINGTERVVVSQLVRSPGVYFDSSIDKTSDKDIFSAKIIPSRGAWLEMEIDKRDLVGVRIDRKRKQSVTVLLKALGWTTEQILQEFGEYESMRATLEKDHTQGQDDALLDIYRKLRPGEPPTREAAQTLLENLYFNPKRYDLAKVGRYKVNKKLGADEPLDAGVLTTDDVIATIKYLVKLHAGETETIGENGNEIVVETDDIDHFGNRRLRNVGELIQNQVRTGLARMERVVRERMTTQDVEAITPQTLINIRPVVASIKEFFGTSQLSQFMDQNNPLSGLTHKRRLSALGPGGLSRERAGFEVRDVHPSHYGRMCPIETPEGPNIGLIGSLASYGRVNAFGFIETPYRKVVDGQVTDEVDYVTADEEDRFVIAQANAALDEELRFSENRVLVRKRGGEVDYVEPSDVDYMDVSPRQMVSVATAMIPFLEHDDANRALMGANMMRQAVPLIKSEAPLVGTGMEYRCATDAGDVLKAEKDGVVQELSADYITVANDDGTYITYRLHKFSRSNQGTSVNQKVVVDEGDRVIEGQVLADGPATEDGEMALGKNLLVAFMPWEGHNYEDAIILSQRLVQDDVLSSIHIEEHEVDARDTKLGPEEITRDIPNVSEEVLADLDERGIIRIGAEVVAGDILVGKVTPKGETELTPEERLLRAIFGEKAREVRDTSLKVPHGEIGKIIGVRVFDREEGDELPPGVNQLVRVYVAQKRKITDGDKLAGRHGNKGVISKILPIEDMPFLEDGTPVDIILNPLGVPSRMNPGQVLEIHLGWLASRGWDVSGLADEWAQRLQAIGADKVAPGTNVATPVFDGAREDELAGLLNHTIPNRDGERMVLPTGKARLFDGRSGEPFPDPISVGYMYILKLHHLVDDKLHARSTGPYSMITQQPLGGKAQFGGQRFGEMEVWALEAYGAAYALQELLTIKSDDVTGRVKVYEAIVKGENIPEPGIPESFKVLIKEMQSLCLNVEVLSSDGMSIEMRDTDEDVFRAAEELGIDLSRREPSSVEEV
- the rplJ gene encoding 50S ribosomal protein L10; translation: MARPDKAAAVAELEDKFRSSNAVVLTSYTGLTVAQLKTLRRSLGENAQYAVVKNTLTKIAANQAGISALDDQLAGSTAAAFVTGDPVESAKALRDFAKDNPNLVIKGGVLDGKALSADEFKKLADLESREVLLSKLAGAFKGKQSQAASLFQALPSKFVRTAEALRVKLAEQGGAE
- the rplA gene encoding 50S ribosomal protein L1, whose translation is MKRSKALRGADAKVDRERNYAPLEAVRLAKDTATTKFDGTVEVAFRLGVDPRKADQMVRGTVNLPHGTGKTARVLVFATGDRAEAAIAAGADIVGSDELIDEISKGNRLNEFDAVVATPDLMGKVGRLGRVLGPRGLMPNPKVGTVTPDVAKAVNDIKGGKIEFRVDKHSNLHFIIGKVSFDETKLVENYAAALEEILRLKPSAAKGRYIKKATLTTTMGPGIPLDSNRTRNLLVEEDPAAV
- the rplL gene encoding 50S ribosomal protein L7/L12, which gives rise to MAKLSQDDLLAQFEEMTLIELSEFVKAFEEKFDVTAAAAVAVAGPAVGGGDAGAQAEEQDEFDVILEGAGDKKIQVIKVVRELTSLGLKEAKDLVDGTPKPVLEKVAKEAAEKAAESLKAAGASVTVK